The Thermosynechococcus sp. CL-1 genomic interval CTGATCCGTCAAGCGTCTCAACTTGCTCAAACAATTGGTATTCGCAACCTACTGCAACCGGGGTTAGTTAAGGAAATGATTATTGCTGACCTGCTAGGTCACGAACTAATTGATTCTAAGCGTGATGCCGATGCTCATGCCATTAGCGACCCAAGTGAAAAGTATGAATATTTATCTTGTATAGAAGGTGGAAGCGGTCAGCTTGACCGAATGTTTAAGGAACCTCCTGAAAAGCGTGCCCAATCACTTACACGAATTACCCGCAACACAAAAATTTACTTAGCCGTTTTTGAGAAGGAAAACCAAATCAACTGCAAAGTGATTTACGAGCTAGAACCCAGTGATGTACTTACCGAAGCAAATCGTCAGCTTGATCAAAGTCGGAATGCCATCTCCCATATCAGCTTCTCGGAAACCTGGGCTAGGGAGCATGGTCGTGTTGTCTATCAAAGCAGTAGCTCCCATAATTAATCGAATTTACCTGCAAACGAGTCAATTGTACTAAGCGCAGCTCTGACTTACACCTTGGAGGTACTCCTATCAACTAGTACCCAGTAGCTGTACTGATGCCGTTCAGATTATTCTTTTTTTCTAAACGAAAGATAAAACCTCCGTGAAATCACGGTAGGCAAGGGGGGATGCTGTAGTATTGTTACTGCTATAGCTATTTCGAAAGGGAGTGAGATATTTTCAAGAGGGATAGACTATCCTCAAAGCGTCATGAATGTTACTCAAGAATATGAGCTATAGCTTGGACTGACGAGAGCGGGTTGTCTCCTATATCAAGCAAGGTGGCAAAATCAGTGAAGCAACTCAAATTTTTCAGGTGAGCCGCGCCACCATCCATCGCTGGCTGAAGCGAGAGGACTTAGCGCCCACGGTTGTCCCCCGTCGTCCTTGGAAGCTGGATTGGGCGGCCTTAGCAGCGGATGTTGCCGCCCATCCCGATGACCGTTTAATCGACCGTGCCCAGCGATTTGGCGTCCAAGTTTCCACCATTAGTTATGCCCTCGCCCAGATGGGCATCACCCGAAAAAAAACAGATACGTTACCAAGAACGGTGTGAAGAAGAGCGACAAGCGTATCAACAGCAGCTCGACACATGGGTAGAGAGCCACGGCAAGGAAACGCTGGTGTCTATCGATGAAACGGGGTTTGACTCTTGGGTGGCGTGTGAGTATGGGTGGTCAGCGCGAGGCCAACGAATTGATGGAGAGCGAGCGGGGAAGCGTCAGAAAAGAGAGAGTTGAGTCGCAGGACGGTATAGACACCAGAAAGACTTCATCGCGCCGATGCTGTTTTCAGGATATTTGAATGCGTTAGGGTTTGTGAGCTGGCTGAGTCAATACTGTTTGCCCGCGTTAGAGAAACGTTCGTTGTTGATGATGGATAATGCACCGATTCATCCGAAAGGGGTGATTCAGGCAGTGGTGAAAGCGGCGGGTCACGAGGTGTTATTTTTACCGAAATACTCTCTTGATTTGAATGTGATTGAGCACGACTTTAGTGCGCTGAAGCGAGCGCGGATGTATGCAGGGTTAAACTGTTCTATGGATGAAGTGATTCGCAAGTATTATGCTGGATGATATCTCATTCTCTATTGGAATAGCTATAAAGCTACGAGCAGGAGCATTGTCTCTAGTCCTCCTACCATTGGTTGTACCAGCGGTTGCTAAGGCTGAAAATCCTGCCCATGTGCGACAACTCTTGGAAACGCGCCAATGTCCCAACTGTGATCTGCGGGGCGCGAACCTAATGGATGCCAATTTGTTTAAGGCGAATTTAGCAGGTGCCAATTTGGAGGGCGCTTATCTGGCGGGTGCGAATCTCTTTGGCGCCAATTTGGAAAGGGCAAACTTGAACCGTGCCAGTCTCTATCTAGCGATTTTGGTCAATGCCAATTTGGCAGGGGCACAACTGGTGGGAACACGCCTCACCCTTAGCAACCTTGTCAATGCCAATCTTAGCGGTGCCAATTTGGAGAATGCGGTCATGAAGGGGGCAAACATGATTGATGTGAATTTGACGGCTGCAAACCTGAAGGGGGCAGATCTCGATCGCGCAAATTTGAGTGGGGCTAATTTAAGCCAAACGATCTTCGATCGCCCCCCAGCCCCTAGGAAGTAACCTGTGCCTGTTTCAATGCTGCCGCAAGTCGCGGTTGATCCCAGCCCCGTTGGTGGAGAATTTGCCACGTGGCCATTAAATCAGGACCGTGGACAGCACCCGTGAGGGCAGCGCGCAGCGATCGCATCGTTGCTCCCTTTTTGACCCCTGCGGCTTTGCTGGCCTGTTGAATCAGGTGTTGTCCCATCTCCACTGTGAGCCTTGGCTCTGTCGGCAAGTGTGCTAGTAGGTACGCCAAAATCGTCGCATTCTGGGGTTGGCTCAGCTGAGCCATTGCTTCAGCATCAAGGGTAATGGTGGGTACAAAGAAAACTGCCCCTTGATCAATGGCCTCCTTGAGGGTGTTGAGACCCGGTTGAAGGAGTTGGGCAAGGTCAAGCAACCAAGGGCGATCGCCCCCCTCATCAAAGGCATAGCCTGCCCCCTGCCATAAGGGAATCAGTTCTGCCAAAAGTTCTGCTGGCTCTAGTTGCTGAATGTACTGACGATTGAGCCAATTGAGCTTATCCCAATCAAAACGGGCACCTGCCTTGTTAATTCGTTCAAAACTAAAGTGCTTCGCCGCCAGATCAAGGGTAAAGAGTTCCCCTATCCCTTCAGGGGGCGACCAACCCAAGAGTGTCATGTAGTTGGCCAAGGCGGGGGCTAAATACCCCATGGCTCGGAAGTCAGAAATGGAGGTCACCCCATCTCGTTTTGAGAGTTTTTGTCCCGCTGAGTTGAGAATCAAGGGAGTATGGGCAAAGTTGGGGGGAGTGGCGCCAAGGGCTTCGTAGAGTAAAATTTGTTTGGGTGTGTTGCCAATGTGGTCTTCACCGCGAATGACATCGGTAATGCCCATGGCAATGTCATCGACGACCACCACCAAGTTGTAGAGGGGGTAGCCAATTTCGCCGCGGGGGGCAGCTCGCGCAATCACCATATCGCCCCCCAGATCAGCCCCCTGCCAACTCACTCGACCACGCACCAGATCCTGCCATTCAATCTGGCAATCGTCCTCAATTTTGAAGCGAATGACGGGGGTGCGTCCTGCGGCATCAAAGGCGGCTTGCTCCTCTGGGGTCAAATGACGGTGACGGTTGTCGTAGCGCGGGGCTTGTCCCTTGGCTTTTTGTTGTGAGCGTAGGGCATCGAGTTCTTCAGGGGTACAGTAGCAGTAGTAGGCGAGTCCCTTGTCCAAAAGGGTTTGAATCGCTTGGCGGTACAGATCAAGGCGATCGCTCTGGAAATAGGGGCCTTCATCCCACGTCAGCCCCAGCCATTGCAAGCCCTCAAGGATATTCTCGGTATATTCGGGTCGAGACCGCTCGCGATCAGTATCCTCAATCCGCAGAATGAATTTCCCTCCCCGATGGCGGGCGTAAAGCCAGTTGAACACAGCGGTACGGGCAGTCCCAATGTGCAGATTTCCTGTCGGACTCGGTGCTAAACGAACACGAACTGTCACTGCTGACCTCGAATACAAAAATTGCCTTTTCGATCCTACCCCATTGGCTGAAAAGCTTCTAGGCAAGGGTATAGGGACGATTCAGCCGCTCCAACTGCTGCACCATCAGGCTGAGGAACAGTCCCACATCGGTGACCACGCCCACGGATTCCACAGAACCCCGATCCGCTAGTTTAGTGACGACCGCTGGGTTAATATCCACACAAACGAGCTTCACCCCGGCGGGGGTCATATTGCCGACACCAATGGAGTGCAGCATCGACGAGAGCATCAAAATCATGTTTGCGCCCTGAATCAGGCGGGCATACTCCCGCTGCGCCTCAATTAAATCCATGAGGGTATCGGGCAGTGGGCCATCATCACGGATTGACCCCGCTAGGACAAAGGGCACATTATTCTTCACACACTCATACATCACGCCACTGGTGAGGATGCCCTGAGCCACGGCGTTGGCAATGCTGCCACAGCGACGAATGGTATTGATCACTTTCAGGTGGTGACGGTGACCGCCCCGCACAGGAACGCCCCGCTGCATATCCACTCCCAAGGAGGTGCCCATGATCGCCTGCTCCATATCGTGCACCGCGATCGCGTTGCCGCCGAGGAGTCCTTGGACATAGCCTTCACGGATCAGCTTGGCTAAATGCTCACCACCGCCGGTGTGGATAACCACTGGGCCGGCCACCACAATCACTTTGCCCCCCTGATCGCGGATGCGCCGCAGTTCCCAAGCAATTTGTTCCACCACCAGTTCGACGCGGCGTTCACTGGAGACCCCTGATCCCATGAAGGTGAACTCTTGGGTGCTGCGCTGGCTTTCCGTTTTCCGAATCGTGCGGATGCCTTCGACGCCCACGACCACGCGATCGCCCACCTCTAAATCCCGCAGAATGCGACACTCCGCCACCGTGCCTTCCGGGGTTGAGCGCACCACAATCGCCCCATCCATGCGTTGGTTTTGAACCCGAACCCACTCGCCGGCAACTCGTACCTCTGTG includes:
- a CDS encoding pentapeptide repeat-containing protein, producing MSLVLLPLVVPAVAKAENPAHVRQLLETRQCPNCDLRGANLMDANLFKANLAGANLEGAYLAGANLFGANLERANLNRASLYLAILVNANLAGAQLVGTRLTLSNLVNANLSGANLENAVMKGANMIDVNLTAANLKGADLDRANLSGANLSQTIFDRPPAPRK
- the gltX gene encoding glutamate--tRNA ligase, coding for MTVRVRLAPSPTGNLHIGTARTAVFNWLYARHRGGKFILRIEDTDRERSRPEYTENILEGLQWLGLTWDEGPYFQSDRLDLYRQAIQTLLDKGLAYYCYCTPEELDALRSQQKAKGQAPRYDNRHRHLTPEEQAAFDAAGRTPVIRFKIEDDCQIEWQDLVRGRVSWQGADLGGDMVIARAAPRGEIGYPLYNLVVVVDDIAMGITDVIRGEDHIGNTPKQILLYEALGATPPNFAHTPLILNSAGQKLSKRDGVTSISDFRAMGYLAPALANYMTLLGWSPPEGIGELFTLDLAAKHFSFERINKAGARFDWDKLNWLNRQYIQQLEPAELLAELIPLWQGAGYAFDEGGDRPWLLDLAQLLQPGLNTLKEAIDQGAVFFVPTITLDAEAMAQLSQPQNATILAYLLAHLPTEPRLTVEMGQHLIQQASKAAGVKKGATMRSLRAALTGAVHGPDLMATWQILHQRGWDQPRLAAALKQAQVTS